CGAATATCGTCCAACCACCAGCTTCAATTAAGCTCCAAATTTTAAACCACATTGTGCCTTCATTTGCTATGTCGCCCATTATATTCGGATTTTTAAATAACGTTGCAAAACCTACAACAATACCAAAAAATGCGAACAGCAGAACTGGAACAATCATGGCACTACCAAATCGTTTAATTGCATTCATATTCTAACCCCTTTTCAACATCGATTTAACTCCACTTTAAAGGAAACGCTTACATTATCCAATAGGTTTGACATAAATAGAAATGACATAGTAAACTTAGATTATATTTTCATAACATGAAAATCTTTTCACTATGAATAATGGAGGGTTATAATGATATTGGATAAACTGATTAATGAGCATTATCAACGACTTAACGATAATGATATACATATAATACAAATGATTAATCAAAATATTCATCTGATTCATCGCTTAAAAATTCAAGAAATAGCTGATATTTCACACACTTCTATCTCTTCTATCCACCGTCTAGCCCGCAAGCTCGGATTTGATGGTTATAGTGACTTTAAAGCTTACATTAAATTAAACAGACAAGTTTCTAAGCCTTCTACTGATATTATTGAAAGTTTAGAACAAGATTTACAACAAACATTGAAACACTTAAAAATGATTGATTATGATTATATAAGTGAACAAATAGATAACTCTCCATACATTTATATATATGGAACCGGCGTTGCACAATTAAACGTCGCGAGAGATGCACAACGACACTTCCTTTCTATAAATAAAAGAGTAATGGTCATAAACGATGAAAGTGAACTTAAAATTTCAATGAATCAAATGAAAGAAGACGATTTAATCTTCATCATTTCTTTATCAGGAGAAACACCTCATCTTAAAGAAAATATTGAAATTATGCATACTCGCAACATAAGTTATATTTCAATTACAACGTTAAAAGATAACTACTTAGCTCAAAATGCACGTTATAATATATACGTAAACAGTTCACCTATAGAACTGTTCAACCAAATATCATATTCAAGTTTTTTACCTTATCACATTGCTTTCGAAGTCATCGTGCGCAAATTCAGTGAATGGAAACTTTCACACTAGGTAAAGCTACAATAAATATATTTTTATTAAGAATTATAGGAGGTTACATTATGAAAAAAGTATTCATAACAGGAGAAATACCAACTGAAGGCTTAAATTTATTAAAGGAACATTTTGAAGTTGATGTCTTTGAAGGGGAGAAGTTAATCACGAAAGAAATATTACTTCAAAAAGTAAACGATGTAGATGCTATCATCAGTCCACTATCTACAAATATAGATAAAGAAATTATCGATCAAGCCCCTAACTTAAAAATTATCGCGAACTATGGCGCTGGATTTAATAATATAGATATTAAATATGCTAGAGAAAAAGGTATTGATGTGACAAATACGCCAAAAGCATCAACTAACGCAACAGCAGATTTAACAATTGGCATATTGCTCGCTGCTTCTAGAAGAATCGCAGAAGGAGATAAACTATGTAGAACGACTGGTTTCAATGGATGGGCACCGTTATTCTTTAGAGGTAGGGAAGTCTCCGGTAAGACTGTCGGCATAGTTGGTCTAGGTGAAATAGGTTCAGCAGTAGCGAGACGTGCCAAAGGATTTGATATGAACATCCTATACACAGGGCCAAACAGAAAGCCAGAACAAGAAGCTTCTTTAGGGGCTACTTATGTCAGTCTAGATGAGATGTTAGCACAAGCAGATTTCATTACAATCAATGCTGCATACTCAGATGCGTTACACCATTTATTCGATAAAGACGCTTTTGAAAAAATGAAAGAAACTGCATATATTATCAATGCATCACGCGGACCAATCGTAGACGAAAATGCATTAGTAGAAGCATTAAAAGCAAACACTATCGAAGGCGCAGCATTAGACGTATTTGAATTCGAGCCGAAAATAACAGAAGCACTCAAATCAATGGATAACGTTGTACTTACACCACATATCGGTAACGCAACATTTGAAGCTAGAGATGAAATGGCAAGAATCGTAGCACACAATACCATTAAAAAACTACAAGGAGATCAACCAGACTTTGTAGTGAATGCATAAGCAACATAAAAGAAGCTCAGCCCCTTTTCTTTCGGGCTGAGCTTCTTTGATAACAATTGAATCGTTCCCCTTTATCATTCAATCGTTTCATATTAGAAAGCACAATCTATTTATTTTGTTGCATTTGCATGAGTTCATCAGCTGTAAATTGGACGTCTGTTCCTATAATGATTTGGATGTTTTTATCACTGATTACTTTATTTCCTAATGCGCCTGATTGTTTAATTTTTTCTTGATCAACTATACCTGTATCTTTTAAAGTTAAACGCAATCTCGTAGCACAATGATCAATCACTTCGATATTGTCATTACCGCCAATAGCTTCGTAAATAAGTTTTGTCTTATAAGAAACTTTTGCGTCACTATTACCCGTTGTTTGACCATCACTGTCTTCTTCAAGGCTAGGATCTTGTTTAACTGCTTCTTCCATCAATCCATCTCTACCTGGTGTCTTTAAGTTGAATTTACGTATAGCAAAATCAAATATTACGAA
This portion of the Mammaliicoccus vitulinus genome encodes:
- a CDS encoding 2-hydroxyacid dehydrogenase family protein — translated: MKKVFITGEIPTEGLNLLKEHFEVDVFEGEKLITKEILLQKVNDVDAIISPLSTNIDKEIIDQAPNLKIIANYGAGFNNIDIKYAREKGIDVTNTPKASTNATADLTIGILLAASRRIAEGDKLCRTTGFNGWAPLFFRGREVSGKTVGIVGLGEIGSAVARRAKGFDMNILYTGPNRKPEQEASLGATYVSLDEMLAQADFITINAAYSDALHHLFDKDAFEKMKETAYIINASRGPIVDENALVEALKANTIEGAALDVFEFEPKITEALKSMDNVVLTPHIGNATFEARDEMARIVAHNTIKKLQGDQPDFVVNA
- a CDS encoding MurR/RpiR family transcriptional regulator, producing the protein MILDKLINEHYQRLNDNDIHIIQMINQNIHLIHRLKIQEIADISHTSISSIHRLARKLGFDGYSDFKAYIKLNRQVSKPSTDIIESLEQDLQQTLKHLKMIDYDYISEQIDNSPYIYIYGTGVAQLNVARDAQRHFLSINKRVMVINDESELKISMNQMKEDDLIFIISLSGETPHLKENIEIMHTRNISYISITTLKDNYLAQNARYNIYVNSSPIELFNQISYSSFLPYHIAFEVIVRKFSEWKLSH